ATTGGTCTGACAAAGGGCCAAATCCAAAAGCTGGAATTGTTGATAGGAAAAATACAGTTAGCGGGGCATTTATGGCTGATGCTAAGTGTTGAGGAGCTGAATCGTTTACATAATTCATTTTTGCCTTCTCCATTAAGGCAACTGATTGGAGTAGTGAAAATTTACCTGCCACTACTTCTACATTATTATGCTTAGTTTGTTTTTGGATATTAAAACACAGTTCTTGATCGTTTTTTGAGCCTAATAGAAAAATTCTCATTTGCGGTTCAAAGTAATCAATTAATGCTATCCATTTGTCAATTGGTAACTGTTTTGTAAACCAAATAGAGGCAGGTGCTATGCAGATGTAAGGAGCTGAATGGGTTGTTGTTTCATAATCGGATATTGACGGATAAAGCTTTGGTTTTGCTGCAACACTATCGGTCAATTCCTCAATTAATGTTTGATTTCTGTCAACTTCATGTAAACGAGAATCCTGATTAATTTGATGATCAACAGCTTTTGAAAAGAGAGAGGATAAGGGGTTTTTTTGAAATCCAATTTTGTACTTTGCCTTTGAAAAAGCGGTAATTAATCCGGAGCTTAAAAATCGATGTACATTAACAACGTGCGAATATTTTTCCCTTCGAACCTCTTGGAGAATATGAATGAGATTGCTGTATTTCTTATTTTTCTTATCAAAAACAATGATTTTCCTTAGTAGAGGGTGATTC
The sequence above is drawn from the Bacteroidota bacterium genome and encodes:
- a CDS encoding glycosyltransferase family 9 protein: MKILIIQTAFLGDVILATALVEKLKQQHPSCSIDFLLAKGNESLLENHPLLRKIIVFDKKNKKYSNLIHILQEVRREKYSHVVNVHRFLSSGLITAFSKAKYKIGFQKNPLSSLFSKAVDHQINQDSRLHEVDRNQTLIEELTDSVAAKPKLYPSISDYETTTHSAPYICIAPASIWFTKQLPIDKWIALIDYFEPQMRIFLLGSKNDQELCFNIQKQTKHNNVEVVAGKFSLLQSVALMEKAKMNYVNDSAPQHLASAINAPLTVFFLSTIPAFGFGPLSDQSIIIETKHTLSCRPCGLHGKKECPEKHFKCSEIELNL